From the genome of Chiloscyllium punctatum isolate Juve2018m chromosome 43, sChiPun1.3, whole genome shotgun sequence, one region includes:
- the LOC140466543 gene encoding procathepsin L-like, translating into MNFWLFLGSVAVSILAAASTGILDSKLDEDWKNWKSQHGNQYTKDEESYRRMIWEDNMRYIEHHNIEHSLGKRTSKVGMNKFGALTNEEFNKLMNGHRRIEAVNMTEIEADERDESSESKEIPIELRTASVDWRREGLVTPVKNQGQCSSSWAFSATGAIEGQWAKRHGNLVSLSEQNLIDCGHIPSCSGYFALHAFETVIKFQGINSAETYPYIGKSSEICEFVEQHGITTEIAKRVWVPDGSCPDDNKWLLRR; encoded by the exons ATGAACTTCTGGCTCTTTCTGGGCAGTGTGGCAGTATCTATTCTGGCTGCAGCCTCAACAGGCATACTTGATTCGAAATTGGATGAAGACTGGAAAAATTGGAAATCACAACATGGGAACCAGTACACCAAG GATGAGGAGAGCTACAGGAGAATGATATGGGAGGACAACATGAGATACATCGAACATCACAACATCGAACATTCATTGGGAAAACGCACATCTAAAGTGGGAATGAACAAATTTGGAGCTCTG ACTAATGAAGAGTTCAATAAGCTCATGAATGGACATCGCCGAATCGAAGCTGTTAACATGACTGAAATTGAAGCTGATGAAAGAGATGAAAGTAGTGAATCTAAGGAAATTCCCATTGAATTGAGAACTGCATCTGTTGACTGGCGAAGAGAAGGTTTAGTTACTCCAGTGAAAAACCAG GGTCAATGTTCTTCTTCCTGGGCTTTCAGTGCAACTGGTGCCATAGAAGGACAGTGGGCAAAAAGGCATGGAAACCTGGTTTCTCTCAGTGAACAGAATCTGATTGACTGTGGACACATACCTAGTTGCTCTGGTTATTTCGCACTGCACGCCTTTGAGACAGTGATTAAATTTCAAGGCATCAACTCTGCTGAAACCTACCCTTACATAGGAAAG AGCAGCGAAATCTGTGAGTTTGTCGAACAGCATGGAATCACAACGGAGATAGCCAAGAGAGTTTGGGTTCCTGATGGCTCCTGTCCTGACGATAATAAATGGCTGCTCAGGCGGTGA